cttaataaaaacaaaaacgttcATTACAGCATTGCTATCACCTCACCATTTGCGTGATGGCATTCCAACGATGCTCGCAAACCCAGCCTCCTCCGCAGGTGCCATCATCATTGATGATGACGTCACTGGTGCTGCCACCACCGCCGGAGGGAGGTCCCTGGTCAGAGTTGTCGAAATAGTAGCTGCTCATGATCCTCATGAAGCCGTAATCGTGAGCCAGTGAGAAGCAGACGCCCAAGGTGTAGTCTTTACCCTGGAAAGATTTCATTCATACGAAAGACTTGaatgaaaaattaatcaaaataaagacATTGTAAATAAGTCTAACAGCCAGTTACCAAATGTTACGTTCGTACTGATATGTAGGCTTTACCCTGGAAATGTTGATTTCATTCACACGAAAGACTTGAGGTGAAAAATAACCAAATTACAACAAGTGTAACGACGCTTAACAAATGTTACTTAGTACTAAAAACTTCCACCAATAACAGCATAGTTCCAAATGTCAGCGAATTGCAATGAACTGCTAATAGGTGTAACACCCAGTTAGCAAATGTTACGTTCGTACTGATATGTAAGCTTTACCCTGGGGATGTTGAAAAATAACCGAATTACAACAATAAAAGGCCTAACAACTGTTAACGAATGTTACTTAGTACTAAAAACTTTCACCAATAATAGCATAGTTCCAAATGTCAGCGAATTTCAGTGAATTGCACATGTCAAGGGAACAAAGAGACATACATTTTTGTAGGTCAGGATATCTCCAGCTCCACCGTGACCTCTCTGATTGTCGTGGTTGTCGACGAAATTCAAAGCCTTGTCGGAAGGCGCCATTCCCCAGCCTTGGTCGTAGATGTTCCCGAGCTGAGAGAAGTCGTTGACTCCCCAGGCGATCTTCTTGCCGAATCGAAACTCGGTTGTTCGacctgaaaatgaaattaaagtcgGCCATATATGGCATTTGGTATATAACAGCACGTTGGTTGCGCTGGGTACTTAAGGCACCGAAGGCTGGTTGTCGTGGCGTAAGTGATACAATTGCAAAAACAGACTTTGGTATTGGTGGAAAGTAAGTTTTATTACAGGGATAGCATGACATTGAAGCACTGGCAGTTTAGGGTTATTTTTAAAccccttttttttaagaaaagaatatAGTACTATTGCACCTCGAAGTATAAAAAATCATCAAGATATTTGTGGACTTTACATAAAAACAGGAACATAAATTTCAGTGCCAGTCTTCTGGAAGACAGACaaacgacaaacaaacaaaccggaATAGAACATAACTTCCACGCCAAAATTTGCTGCCAGAACTTCCATGATTCTAGAAAGGAACTTCCATGATTCTAGAAAAGACAGATTAACTTCGCGTAACTTCATCGGCATTTTATGCTCAGCTAGAATGGTGAGACGGCTCATGCTGTAGAACCCATTGATTTACCTTCAATGCAAAAGAATAATTGAAAATGGAGGAAACGACAGGtagaaacaaaagagaaacaacaAGAAATTGTAACGTAAAGACCAAGAAGCAACGAAGgagacgtcaagaagaaaccatgAGGGGTAGAGACTATAAATAAACAAGCAGATGAAAaggaaccagaagaagaagaggaagaagaagaagaaaattgtcCTGGAATTGATTCAGTTATGGAGCCCTTAATATGACTATTCGAGGGTATTCAATCGTGACAAAGACCTACCAACGCCAAAGTATTCCTGCACTGTGATAGGCTCTCCTCCCTGGTCAATCACTTCGTGGTAGAAGAATGGACGAGCTCCTGCTGGAAAGCCTTTATCAGTGTTCAGGTCCTTCGTCAGTCCCTCGATTGCCTCAAGATCCTTTAGTGAATAAGGAGAGCAAGTAAATTTTTAGTTAAATGTcctatttttcttctgtttttttatttccatttttattcctaTCGAAGGATCTGTCATGGCCAGCTTTATCTACACATAAACACGTTCATTCACACACAGATCTTCATAATTGTTTAACAGTAACAAGGAGCATTACAAAGGTCGAGAGGGTTATTTTGCTTAATGGGTAAAAGATTCAACCCTAAtccgccaactctctctctctctctctctctctctctctctctctctctctctctctctctctctcatgtaggtCTCAAAAGGACTGAAAAGTTCTTACTGTGCTCTGCATGAATCTCTGCATCTAACTAACTGTTGATAGTTTTCGACCATCCTGAGGATAagtttcctctcctcttctctctctctctctctctcttctctctctctctctctctctctctcaaatttcctTACCCCGGGCCACATATGTTTCGAAGCGTCCACTCTAAAGCCCATCACGCCGATATCGATGACGTGGTTGAAGTACTCGGACACCTTCTGTCTCACGTAATCGGAGCCACCGTAAAGATCCGTCAGGCCTACCAACATGCAGTTCCTCACCTCATTGACGTTGCTGTAGTCGTGGATCTGCCCTGTTGCAGAAAcatcaattaataataaataataataataataatgaataataataataataataataataataataataataataataaaagtaaataaataaataaataaataaataaatccgagtggatcttgtttgtcctaccCCGGTGACTGTAATGGGAGACATGACGCACAGCCACTCAACCCCTAGAAACCGGTTTGTCCGACTCTGGTAGGGGCGGGGTTAGTAAGGGACTGGGAGGGTAAGGGTGACATCCACCTTATCCTCCTGCAGACCTGTTTGTCCAACCCGGGTGGGGGCTGGTTGGTAGGGGATCTAAGGGAATGGGAGGGTAAGGATGACATCCACCctatcctcctgcaaacctgcttgtccgccccgggtgggggctgGGTTGATAGGAGATCTGGTGGGACTTGAGGGTATGTTCCCTATATGAGTGCACAGATGAGGAAGGTAATTACCCTCTATCCAGAATCATTATAGACCGTTTTCCATTTAGGGGAGATATTCTGATTAGttagagtaaaaaggttttcttCTTAGGGTATAATCATTaattttccatatatttatatttagtattaGGTATATTAAATTTTCATGAGGAGATTTATATATAGCGTAGGAATGTACCAAATTAATTAGCATAATTTATTGTTGGCGACGATGACCAGGGCGGTTGTAACACCCTTTATTAATACCTGGTAAAAAAGTTAACTAACTAATCTGTCTCCCTCACCGTCACTCGATGGGCACTGATCCCTGGGGGTGAAATCGTTGTACCCGTAGGGCACGCCGGGGAAGTCCCTGTTGTCAGCAttgaaggaggagccgcctgaccCTGTGCCACTCTGCCCGATGCCCGTCATGTGGTTAACCACGGCGTCCACGATGATTCTGACGGGGATAATTCGTTTGGTCTTTATATCTGCTCATTTCCTGGCGTTTGTTGGTTGTTTGTGTTTCGTTATAAATACAAGGATCGCGGGCTTTTCATTTTTGATTTATCATTGTAACATAACTTCTGATTCATTTcttatagaataaaaattatatttatttaaataaaaagtaagagcTGTTACTTTTTTTCGTAAAGCAAAATTAATCAGTCTAGTTTTTGCTGACTGTTCTCTAGAGTAAGCTTAATCTAGGAACAGCTTCAGCAAAATAGGAtgtaaagactaaaactaaattCTTTGTAGCCTTGAACGGTTTTTTTTTCGCCTTGAAAACTAGAAAACACGTCTGACCACTAAATTATGGTTGAGAAACCTTGATTTTTTTGGTCTATTTCGATATTTTTGTCTATTGCGTTAACCGCGGTTGGTCAGGTTTTTAGTCATAAAGTATCTTCTAGGCGTTTGTCAGTTGTTCTACCATAAAATGGACCAAATGAAAAAATCTGTTCATTCACGTCATGTCTGTCACTTCTCGTCCCGTCATGTGAcctttcattcataaaactgcgTAATTTTCTTTCGGTTTATCATTTTTGTGCCACATAGATAACTGTTAGCCTAATGACCTTATCTGCGCGCGCGCATTTCGTCATCTATAGACTCACCTGACGCCAACAGCGTTACACCTGTTGACCATGTCGATGAACTCCCCTTCGTTACCTGAACGTGACTCCAGCTTGTAAGAGATCGGCTGGTACCTCTGCCACCAGGGGTAGCCGGAGGATGAGGCCACCAGGTGCTCCATGGGGGGCGATACCTGTTGGTTGCAGGTGTTCAGGTAATTATTATATCGTCGATCGACAGACACAACTTAGTACTGAAGTAAATGAGATAATCATATTTGTCGTTTTGCGAAAATATCGAGCGATTGCAAATGTGAACAAGTGGAGAGAGGACATTTCTTATTCATGTAATCGGATtagccatatataaaaaaaagttaattatttttccttctttgtttcTCAATAAACCGTTTTATTTGGTaattgaggaaaagaagaaagaaccATTGCTAAACTTTGTTTTGGGGTGTGAGACCGTAAAAGCTTTCAAATACTATTCTTAACCTAAAATTATCTTCTCACTATCTATTATATTTTCACATTCGATTAGACTATTTTCGTGACCtgtcgattttattttctaataaaatttcaGGCAATGTTCTGGTGCAATGCCGTTTCAAAAGAGTGAAAAATCATCTTtgatatttgtcttttttttaattgagctAAACAAAACCATGATGAAATGCCGTTTTCATAATCGTTTAAGAGAGTttcataaaagagaaataaaataaaaggatcaGAAACTTGAACATTAGTCTTCGTAGGCATTAAAACTGTTTTCAACATTGCAATGCTAAGGCAACTGTGCAATGAGGTTCGCTCTGATTTTAGCGATGTGTATCTTTCATTTATTACTTAAAAACTTCTGTGACGAAGCAAAATATTCCGCTTTCCTTTTAGCCTTCTATTAACCATCTGTCTAATCAATCACCTTTATCAGAATGCTGACATTAACCTTGTCTCTGATAAGAGTGTATACGTGACAGCTTCCATCGTACATCGTATTTCCCCAATCTTAAATTTTTATTGTAGGTCATATTCGTTTTGTTTACAAAGATACCATGTCACTGGTATCTTATCGTAAATCTGACACCAGTTGTTAATTAACTGTCCGAGCAGCAGACTTCTGTTATCAACGGAACGTCACGTCGTTCGTGCGATGTTAATAACATTTCTAATTAACTTTCATTTGTATCAACGTAGTAATTACCATCCGTCGTACTGTTCCAGTGACAACCTACGCCTTAGCAAATATATAAATCCGTACTATCATGAATTGGTTAATTGTTTTAAGCAATTGTCTGCACTAAATGTTGTGTGCTCTAGATCATTTGAAGTCAGAGACAAAAGTAATAATTTATTCCTGAGCCGCATTGAAAGAAATGCGATGAATAATTTCATGGTTTCCTACAGGATCGTGCAGTGTTTCATGGGTGGAAGATCTGTCCAATTTTAGTAGCATTCACAAGGATGATTGACGAATTTGGGTGGAAACCTTTCAAAAATGCCAAATTTGATTTAAACTAACTGCTGAGCGCTTTCCTATTTTTTCATAAAAGCTGACAGATTTTTCAGTCGaggttatttcttatttctgatGTTGAagagaaacattttatttttagtttaaaaaaacgaCCACCACTGGTTGAAAACAAAGAACCTAAACAAAGATTGTGCAAAAGAACGAAtcaacattacaaaaaataaataaataaataaataccattttttttaaatctaccaacagaagtgttttttttaacgaaaaaaaattgctatttttATATGACACTAAATAAGACTTACGATTCCTGATTGAACACAAATCCTGCACGAAATTGCGCAATAAAACACGAAAAGACATTACGAAAAAGACACAAATAAGATCAATTCTACCTTCTGAAATAGAACGTACCTGCACCGCACAGAATTCATTAGGCCCGAGGAACCTTTCGCATTCGGCGGCGATATCTGTCCACTTCCACTCGAACAGGTGAACGATGGTC
This is a stretch of genomic DNA from Macrobrachium nipponense isolate FS-2020 chromosome 46, ASM1510439v2, whole genome shotgun sequence. It encodes these proteins:
- the LOC135214945 gene encoding alpha-amylase-like; this encodes MSPLWLLAIVGWVVGGTWAYDTPHCDGRQTIVHLFEWKWTDIAAECERFLGPNEFCAVQVSPPMEHLVASSSGYPWWQRYQPISYKLESRSGNEGEFIDMVNRCNAVGVRIIVDAVVNHMTGIGQSGTGSGGSSFNADNRDFPGVPYGYNDFTPRDQCPSSDGQIHDYSNVNEVRNCMLVGLTDLYGGSDYVRQKVSEYFNHVIDIGVMGFRVDASKHMWPGDLEAIEGLTKDLNTDKGFPAGARPFFYHEVIDQGGEPITVQEYFGVGRTTEFRFGKKIAWGVNDFSQLGNIYDQGWGMAPSDKALNFVDNHDNQRGHGGAGDILTYKNGKDYTLGVCFSLAHDYGFMRIMSSYYFDNSDQGPPSGGGGSTSDVIINDDGTCGGGWVCEHRWNAITQMVRFRNAVAGTSIENWYQEGDNVAFSRGNKGFFAMTKYGNFDKTLQTGMPAGTYCELISHCANQVTVNGDGTAMISIHNEQEPVFAICVGCGDGPSPTVDPSHTLPSGPTLPPVPGTARTVIFIHKITSPGQDLFIRGGIDSQHRPGCTETAETDPCAITQETNSLGSETHYEKYNSWRVGDTKLDWFGAQPGQGTYSGQGAEGSPLAWTTNTPGAAGYQELNTFGEHYWMLDVQMNCEETEGGWFELKGYLTNGAGWETDISQVAKCAPETRVARSPTPPPITWADVDISTFLNSPATPVRFCRFPMSRDRM